From a region of the Rhodococcus sp. 4CII genome:
- a CDS encoding AAA family ATPase — protein MTSRDDAVSEGAARTESPAQAAPEGVKNGGAANGSGPQNATAPKAPSQTAGPHGATTQSVAPGSSATQSVAPSLAADVQTLERAIYEVKRVIVGQDRLVERILVGLLAKGHVLLEGVPGVAKTLAVETFAKVVGGSFSRVQFTPDLVPTDLIGTRIYRQGREEFDTELGPVVANFVLADEINRAPAKVQSALLEVMAERHVSIGGKRYHMPDPFLVMATQNPIENEGVYPLPEAQRDRFLFKILVDYPTVEEEREIVYRMGVAAPEPHQVLDPEELVRLQKVASGVFVHHALVDYVVRVIAATRTPAEFGLPDVDGWIAYGASPRATLGIISSARALALLRGRDYVVPQDVLEVIPDVLRHRLVLSYDALADEVSPDDVISRVLQTVGLPQIAAQPTTVPAAPAGHNGPSAPSASVPGPTAMSQPR, from the coding sequence GTGACCTCACGTGATGATGCGGTATCGGAGGGTGCAGCCCGGACGGAGTCGCCCGCGCAGGCCGCTCCCGAAGGTGTGAAGAACGGGGGTGCGGCCAACGGATCGGGTCCCCAGAACGCCACCGCGCCGAAGGCACCCTCACAGACTGCAGGCCCGCACGGCGCGACGACGCAGTCGGTCGCGCCCGGTTCCAGCGCGACGCAGTCGGTCGCGCCGAGTCTCGCCGCCGACGTTCAGACGCTGGAACGCGCGATCTACGAGGTCAAACGGGTGATCGTCGGTCAGGACCGGCTCGTTGAGCGGATCCTGGTCGGTTTGCTCGCGAAGGGGCATGTGCTGCTCGAGGGCGTGCCGGGCGTCGCGAAGACCCTGGCCGTCGAGACGTTCGCGAAGGTGGTCGGCGGGTCGTTCTCGCGAGTCCAGTTCACCCCCGACCTGGTGCCGACCGACCTGATCGGTACCCGCATCTACCGGCAGGGCCGGGAGGAGTTCGACACCGAGCTCGGTCCCGTCGTCGCGAACTTCGTGCTCGCCGACGAGATCAATCGCGCGCCTGCGAAGGTGCAGTCGGCCCTCCTCGAGGTGATGGCCGAACGGCACGTCTCCATCGGCGGCAAGCGGTACCACATGCCCGACCCGTTCCTGGTGATGGCGACGCAGAACCCGATCGAGAACGAGGGTGTGTACCCACTGCCCGAAGCGCAGCGCGACCGCTTCCTGTTCAAGATCCTCGTCGACTACCCGACGGTGGAGGAGGAGCGGGAGATCGTCTACCGGATGGGTGTCGCCGCACCGGAACCCCACCAGGTGCTCGATCCCGAGGAACTCGTCCGACTGCAGAAGGTTGCGAGCGGTGTCTTCGTGCACCACGCCCTCGTCGACTACGTGGTCCGGGTCATCGCGGCCACCCGCACACCCGCCGAGTTCGGGCTGCCCGACGTCGACGGCTGGATCGCGTACGGCGCGTCGCCGCGTGCGACCCTGGGCATCATCTCCTCCGCGCGGGCGCTGGCGTTGCTGCGCGGGCGTGACTACGTCGTACCGCAGGACGTCCTCGAGGTGATTCCGGACGTGCTGCGTCACCGCCTCGTGCTGTCGTACGACGCGCTGGCCGACGAGGTGTCCCCGGACGACGTCATCTCCCGTGTGCTGCAGACGGTGGGCCTGCCGCAGATCGCTGCCCAGCCGACGACGGTGCCGGCGGCCCCCGCCGGTCACAACGGACCGTCCGCGCCGTCCGCGTCGGTGCCCGGACCGACGGCGATGAGCCAGCCACGGTGA
- a CDS encoding NlpC/P60 family protein has product MKRQARAGVGHRSFSRRRIRTARLLIGLAIVGALVGSTPGLAAAVPPPPPNPSDSDIAQAQTQVSAGLGQVSELINQVASADQQLAQLDNEVAIKREDVNRALVDLQNARSAADLAAGVVGASQQALRDAGAQIELAQKDFDKYARSSYTQGTNVSAISTYLGAQGPGDVLDRAQVLKLLATSQNAVLEGLQRARTAQANKDSSAREAKQQADAAADQAESKKSLAEQAIAIARSALQDQAVKKAQIESNRAAAQAQLDAARGNVEGLQGQREAYATWDEQRRAEEAQKAAIAAAAREAATQAAARVAANEAARQRAAELAAGQRAHTTIDEDSDSESDGESTTPKSTPKSKPSTGGEDLTGSEAIETVIDRGLSQIGVEYAWGGGDENGPTKGIRDGGVADSYGDFNKIGFDCSGLMIYAFAGIGISLPHYTGYQYTAGEQVPSEEMQRGDMIFWGPNASQHVALYLGDDQMLEAPESGDVVKISPVRWDGMTPYAVRMVS; this is encoded by the coding sequence GTGAAGCGACAAGCACGAGCTGGAGTGGGGCACCGTAGCTTCTCCCGCAGGCGCATTCGCACGGCGCGCCTCCTCATCGGACTGGCCATCGTCGGAGCCCTGGTCGGCAGCACACCCGGTCTGGCCGCGGCCGTGCCCCCACCGCCGCCGAATCCGTCCGACTCCGACATCGCGCAGGCCCAGACGCAGGTCAGCGCGGGTCTCGGTCAGGTCAGCGAGCTGATCAACCAGGTGGCCTCCGCGGACCAGCAACTCGCGCAACTCGACAACGAGGTCGCCATCAAGCGTGAGGACGTGAACCGGGCCCTGGTCGACCTGCAGAACGCCCGCAGCGCCGCCGACCTGGCCGCCGGCGTCGTCGGGGCCTCGCAGCAGGCGCTGCGCGATGCCGGTGCGCAGATCGAACTCGCGCAGAAGGACTTCGACAAGTACGCCCGGTCGAGCTACACCCAGGGCACCAACGTCTCCGCGATCTCGACGTATCTGGGCGCGCAGGGACCGGGCGACGTCCTCGACCGCGCGCAGGTTCTGAAACTCCTCGCCACAAGCCAGAACGCGGTGCTCGAGGGCCTGCAGCGGGCCCGGACCGCGCAGGCGAACAAGGACTCGTCGGCGCGGGAGGCCAAGCAGCAGGCGGACGCCGCCGCCGACCAGGCCGAGTCGAAGAAGTCGCTGGCCGAGCAGGCGATCGCGATCGCGCGCTCGGCATTGCAGGACCAAGCCGTGAAGAAGGCGCAGATCGAGAGCAACCGCGCGGCCGCCCAGGCTCAGCTCGACGCCGCTCGCGGGAACGTCGAGGGGCTGCAGGGGCAGCGTGAGGCATACGCGACGTGGGACGAGCAGCGCCGGGCCGAGGAGGCGCAGAAGGCCGCCATCGCCGCCGCTGCCCGGGAGGCGGCGACTCAGGCCGCGGCCCGGGTCGCCGCCAACGAGGCGGCACGGCAGCGCGCCGCCGAACTCGCCGCTGGGCAGCGCGCGCACACCACCATCGACGAGGATTCCGATTCCGAGTCCGACGGTGAGTCGACGACACCGAAGTCCACGCCGAAGTCGAAACCGTCTACCGGCGGCGAAGACCTCACCGGCAGCGAGGCGATCGAAACCGTCATCGACCGTGGCCTGTCCCAGATCGGCGTCGAGTACGCGTGGGGTGGCGGCGACGAGAACGGGCCCACGAAGGGCATCCGCGACGGCGGTGTGGCCGACAGCTACGGCGACTTCAACAAGATCGGCTTCGACTGCTCCGGCCTGATGATCTACGCATTCGCCGGGATCGGCATCTCCCTGCCGCACTACACCGGTTACCAGTACACCGCCGGCGAGCAGGTTCCGTCGGAGGAGATGCAGCGCGGCGACATGATCTTCTGGGGCCCGAACGCCAGCCAGCACGTCGCGCTGTACCTCGGCGACGACCAGATGCTCGAGGCCCCCGAGTCGGGGGACGTCGTGAAGATCTCCCCGGTGCGGTGGGACGGCATGACCCCCTACGCTGTGCGTATGGTGTCGTGA
- a CDS encoding ABC-F family ATP-binding cassette domain-containing protein gives MITATDLEVRAGVRTLLSAPGPALRVQPGDRIGLVGRNGAGKTTTLRILAGEGEPYAGEVMRTGDLGYLPQDPKEGDLDVLAKDRVLSARGLDSLLRDMEKQQILMSEVVDDAERDKAVRKYGNLEDRFSALGGYEAESEAARICNSLGLADRILGQQLHTLSGGQRRRVELARILFAASDGSGGRSDTTLLLDEPTNHLDADSITWLRGFLQNHEGGLIVISHDVDLLNDVVNRVWFLDAVRGEADVYNMTWKKYLDARATDEQRRRRERANAEKKAGALRAQAAKLGAKATKAVAAQNMAKRADKLMSDLDAERVSDKVARIRFPEPAACGKTPLMAENLTKVYGSLEIFTGVDLAIDRGSRVVVLGLNGAGKTTLLRILGGVETPDAGGLVPGHGLKIGYFAQEHDTLDDNASVWENIRHAAPDTGEQELRSLLGAFMFTGPQLEQPAGTLSGGEKTRLALAGLVSSAANVLLLDEPTNNLDPVSREQVLDALRSYTGAVVLVTHDPGAAEALDPERVILLPDGTEDHWSQDYLELIQLA, from the coding sequence TTGATCACCGCTACCGACCTGGAAGTTCGAGCTGGAGTGCGGACGTTGCTGTCTGCTCCCGGGCCGGCTTTGCGGGTGCAGCCCGGCGACCGCATCGGTCTGGTCGGCCGCAACGGTGCCGGCAAGACGACGACGCTCCGCATCCTTGCGGGGGAGGGTGAGCCGTACGCGGGCGAGGTCATGCGCACCGGCGATCTCGGTTACCTTCCGCAGGACCCGAAGGAGGGTGACCTCGACGTCTTGGCGAAGGATCGGGTGCTCTCCGCACGCGGGCTCGATTCGCTGCTGCGGGACATGGAGAAGCAGCAGATCCTGATGTCGGAGGTTGTCGACGACGCCGAACGCGACAAGGCCGTGCGCAAGTACGGGAACCTCGAGGACCGTTTTTCCGCGCTCGGTGGGTACGAGGCCGAGAGCGAAGCGGCACGCATCTGCAACAGTCTCGGTCTGGCCGACCGCATTCTCGGCCAGCAGTTGCACACGCTGTCGGGTGGTCAGCGTCGCCGTGTGGAACTGGCGCGCATCCTGTTCGCCGCCTCGGACGGTAGCGGGGGGCGCTCCGATACGACTCTCCTGCTCGACGAGCCCACCAACCACCTCGACGCCGACTCGATCACGTGGCTGCGGGGTTTCCTGCAGAACCACGAGGGCGGGTTGATCGTGATCAGCCACGACGTCGACCTGCTGAACGACGTGGTCAACCGGGTGTGGTTCCTCGACGCCGTACGGGGGGAGGCCGACGTGTACAACATGACCTGGAAGAAGTACCTGGACGCCCGGGCGACGGACGAGCAGCGTCGTCGCCGCGAGCGCGCCAACGCGGAGAAGAAGGCCGGGGCGCTGCGAGCTCAGGCTGCCAAACTCGGCGCGAAGGCCACCAAGGCGGTGGCGGCCCAGAACATGGCGAAGCGCGCCGATAAGTTGATGTCTGACCTCGACGCGGAACGGGTGTCCGACAAGGTGGCCCGCATCCGGTTCCCCGAGCCGGCCGCGTGCGGCAAGACCCCGCTGATGGCGGAGAACCTGACGAAGGTCTACGGCTCGCTCGAGATCTTCACCGGTGTGGACCTTGCGATCGACCGGGGTTCGCGTGTGGTCGTACTCGGCCTCAACGGCGCGGGCAAGACGACGCTGCTCCGCATCCTCGGGGGAGTGGAGACACCGGACGCCGGCGGACTGGTCCCCGGGCACGGCCTCAAGATCGGGTACTTCGCGCAGGAGCACGACACCCTCGACGACAACGCGTCGGTGTGGGAGAACATTCGCCATGCGGCACCGGACACGGGGGAGCAGGAGCTGCGTTCGCTGCTCGGTGCGTTCATGTTCACCGGTCCACAGCTCGAACAGCCCGCGGGCACCCTGTCCGGCGGTGAGAAGACCCGCCTCGCGCTCGCGGGCCTCGTGTCGTCCGCTGCCAACGTCCTGCTCCTCGACGAGCCGACGAACAACCTGGACCCTGTGTCCCGCGAACAGGTGCTCGATGCCCTCCGCAGCTACACCGGCGCCGTCGTGCTCGTGACACACGACCCGGGTGCGGCCGAGGCGCTCGATCCGGAGCGGGTCATCCTCCTGCCCGACGGCACGGAGGATCACTGGTCGCAGGACTACCTGGAACTCATCCAGCTCGCCTGA
- a CDS encoding DUF6676 family protein, with product MPAPIATVVPASATLPVHAAHPVQTDIPEDIDVSDVITDVSDDGVSAPSGEVGDLVAVVNRAAEHGLELSIVVLAEDPGRDSQLRDLATEVGAEEGGTVLVLSPSWVGTYSDSISRVLLESGQDRTYTGDAVVSANHFVDEVVEPGPPWALFTAVIVAIVVIASAATFFAKSRRAAGSRDGGREKLYDAPSSSPTTYERQKP from the coding sequence ATGCCTGCCCCTATCGCCACCGTAGTTCCCGCCAGTGCCACGCTCCCCGTTCACGCGGCGCATCCCGTGCAGACGGACATCCCGGAGGACATCGACGTCTCGGACGTGATCACGGATGTGTCCGACGACGGGGTGTCCGCGCCGTCCGGCGAGGTGGGTGACCTCGTCGCCGTCGTGAACCGCGCGGCCGAGCACGGCCTCGAGTTGAGCATCGTGGTGCTGGCCGAGGATCCCGGGCGCGACTCGCAACTGCGCGACCTCGCGACCGAGGTCGGGGCCGAGGAGGGTGGCACCGTGCTCGTGCTCAGCCCCAGCTGGGTCGGTACGTACAGCGATTCGATCAGCCGGGTACTCCTCGAGTCGGGTCAAGACCGCACCTACACCGGCGACGCCGTGGTGTCCGCGAATCACTTCGTCGACGAGGTCGTCGAGCCGGGTCCGCCCTGGGCGCTGTTCACGGCGGTCATCGTAGCGATCGTCGTGATCGCGTCGGCTGCGACCTTCTTCGCGAAGTCGCGCCGGGCCGCCGGATCCCGCGACGGCGGTCGGGAAAAACTCTACGATGCCCCGTCGTCGTCGCCGACGACGTACGAGCGACAGAAGCCCTGA
- a CDS encoding DUF58 domain-containing protein, producing the protein MSARTAGAPSAGPPPSFRSGELRDPKLSAALRTLELTVRRRLDGVLHGDHLGLIPGPGSEPGDAREYQPGDDVRQMDWSVTARTTHPHVRQSVADRELETWLVVDLSSSLDFGTAGCEKRDLVVAAAAAVTHLTSGGGNRIGAIVSTGAQTTRIPAGGGRIHAQAMLRRIATTPHAPDGVRGDLQEAVESLRRPQRRRGLAVVISDFLGPIDWERSLRAISGRHDVLGVEVLDPRDLELPDIGDVVLHDPESGRTREFTTTPQLRADFARAADEHRLQVEQSLRRCGAPLLSLRTDRDWISDVVRFVSARKHSYGTAANQRSRR; encoded by the coding sequence GTGAGTGCGCGTACCGCCGGTGCACCGAGTGCCGGCCCGCCGCCGTCGTTTCGTTCCGGCGAGCTCCGTGATCCGAAACTGTCCGCCGCGCTGCGGACCCTGGAATTGACCGTTCGCCGTCGGCTCGACGGCGTCCTGCACGGCGACCATCTGGGTCTGATCCCGGGTCCGGGCTCGGAGCCGGGGGATGCGCGCGAGTACCAGCCGGGCGACGACGTGCGTCAGATGGACTGGTCGGTGACGGCCCGGACGACGCACCCGCACGTCCGGCAGTCGGTGGCCGACCGGGAACTCGAGACGTGGCTCGTCGTCGACCTGTCGTCGAGTCTCGACTTCGGCACCGCCGGCTGCGAGAAGCGGGATCTGGTGGTGGCGGCGGCCGCCGCTGTCACGCATCTGACCAGCGGCGGCGGGAACCGGATCGGCGCGATCGTGTCGACCGGCGCCCAGACCACCCGGATCCCCGCCGGCGGCGGCCGGATCCATGCCCAGGCGATGCTGCGTCGGATCGCGACCACCCCGCACGCCCCGGACGGGGTGCGGGGCGACCTGCAGGAGGCGGTGGAGTCGCTGCGGCGACCCCAGCGTCGCCGCGGGCTGGCCGTCGTCATCAGTGACTTCCTCGGCCCGATCGACTGGGAGCGGTCGCTGCGGGCGATTTCCGGACGGCACGACGTGCTCGGTGTCGAGGTGCTCGACCCGCGAGATCTGGAACTACCCGACATAGGGGATGTTGTGCTGCACGATCCGGAGTCCGGACGGACCCGAGAGTTCACGACCACACCGCAGCTGCGCGCCGATTTCGCGCGAGCCGCGGACGAGCACCGGCTGCAGGTGGAGCAGTCTCTGCGACGCTGCGGCGCACCGCTGCTCAGCCTGCGGACCGACCGCGACTGGATCTCGGACGTGGTCCGGTTCGTGTCCGCCCGCAAGCACAGTTACGGGACCGCGGCGAACCAGAGGTCCCGCCGGTGA
- the acnA gene encoding aconitate hydratase AcnA, whose product MSTSNDSFGAKGTLEVGEKSYEIFRLSAVPGTEKLPYSLKVLAENLLRTEDGANITADHIRAIAGWDPSAQPSIEIQFTPARVIMQDFTGVPCVVDLATMREAVTTLGGDPNKVNPLSPADMVIDHSVILDIFGQADALERNVDLEYERNGERYQFLRWGQGAFDDFKVVPPGMGIVHQVNIEYLAPTVMARNGQAYPDTCVGTDSHTTMVNGLGVLGWGVGGIEAEAAMLGQPVSMLIPRVVGFKLTGEIKPGVTATDVVLTATEMLRKHGVVGKFVEFYGKGVAEVPLANRATLGNMSPEFGSTAAIFPIDSETIDYLRLTGRSDEQLALVEAYAKEQGLWHDPDKEPVFSEYIELDLGTVVPSIAGPKRPQDRILLSESKTAFRKDIHNYVEENYPTEHTKLDEAVEESFPASDPAVLSFADDGAVDVLSAANGAEGRPSKPVVVKSDAGEFVLDHGAVVVAGITSCTNTSNPSVMLGAALLARNAVEKGLATKPWVKTNMAPGSQVVTDYYEKAGLWPYLEKLGYYLGGYGCTTCIGNTGPLPEAVSKAINDNDLSVTAVLSGNRNFEGRISPDVKMNYLASPPLVIAYGLAGTMDFDFETDSLGDDTDGNPVYLKDIWPSTQEIEETIKTAISQDMFRKSYATIFAGDSRWQNLSTPEGDTFEWDDNSTYVRKAPYFDGMPKDPAPVKDIKGARVLALLGDSVTTDHISPAGPIKVGTPAAQYLDSHGVERKDYNSLGSRRGNHEVMIRGTFANIRLRNQLLDDVSGGYTRDFTQDGGPQAFIYDASQNYQAAGIPLVVLGGKEYGSGSSRDWAAKGTSLLGVKAVITESFERIHRSNLIGMGVVPLQFPAGESAASLKLDGTETFDIEGIEKLNEGVTPKTMKVTATRENGEKVVFDAVVRIDTPGEADYYRNGGILQYVLRNMIKG is encoded by the coding sequence GTGAGCACCAGTAATGATTCATTCGGAGCAAAGGGAACCCTCGAGGTCGGTGAGAAGTCCTACGAGATCTTCCGCCTCTCGGCCGTCCCCGGCACCGAGAAATTGCCGTACTCCTTGAAGGTTCTCGCCGAGAACCTTCTCCGCACCGAAGACGGTGCCAACATCACCGCGGATCACATCCGCGCAATTGCAGGCTGGGATCCCTCGGCTCAGCCGAGCATCGAAATCCAGTTCACGCCGGCTCGCGTGATCATGCAGGACTTCACCGGCGTCCCCTGCGTCGTCGACCTCGCCACCATGCGTGAGGCTGTCACCACCCTCGGCGGCGACCCCAACAAGGTCAACCCCCTCTCCCCCGCCGACATGGTCATCGACCACTCGGTCATTCTCGACATCTTCGGCCAGGCCGATGCACTCGAACGCAACGTCGACCTCGAATACGAGCGCAACGGCGAGCGTTACCAGTTCCTGCGCTGGGGCCAGGGCGCATTCGACGATTTCAAGGTCGTCCCCCCGGGTATGGGCATCGTTCACCAGGTCAACATCGAATACCTGGCTCCGACCGTCATGGCACGTAACGGCCAGGCATACCCCGACACCTGCGTCGGCACCGACTCGCACACCACGATGGTCAACGGCCTCGGCGTGCTGGGCTGGGGCGTCGGCGGCATCGAAGCCGAGGCAGCCATGCTCGGCCAGCCGGTCTCCATGCTCATCCCCCGGGTCGTCGGCTTCAAGCTGACCGGTGAGATCAAGCCCGGTGTCACCGCGACCGACGTCGTGCTCACCGCCACCGAGATGCTCCGTAAGCACGGCGTCGTCGGTAAGTTCGTCGAGTTCTACGGCAAGGGTGTGGCCGAGGTTCCGCTCGCGAACCGCGCAACGCTGGGCAACATGAGCCCCGAATTCGGTTCCACCGCGGCGATCTTCCCGATCGACAGCGAGACGATCGACTACCTGCGCCTGACCGGCCGCAGCGACGAGCAGCTCGCTCTCGTCGAGGCCTACGCCAAGGAACAGGGCCTGTGGCACGATCCGGACAAGGAGCCCGTCTTCTCCGAGTACATCGAGCTCGATCTGGGAACCGTCGTTCCCTCGATCGCAGGCCCGAAGCGCCCGCAGGACCGAATCCTGTTGTCGGAGTCGAAGACCGCGTTCCGCAAGGACATCCACAACTACGTGGAAGAGAACTATCCGACCGAGCACACCAAGCTCGACGAGGCCGTCGAAGAATCGTTCCCGGCGTCCGACCCCGCAGTGCTCTCGTTTGCCGACGACGGAGCAGTCGACGTCCTCTCCGCCGCCAACGGCGCAGAAGGCCGCCCGAGCAAGCCGGTGGTCGTCAAGTCCGACGCAGGCGAGTTCGTCCTCGATCACGGCGCCGTCGTCGTTGCCGGCATCACTTCCTGCACCAACACGTCCAACCCGTCGGTCATGCTCGGCGCTGCGCTGCTTGCACGCAATGCCGTCGAGAAGGGTCTGGCCACCAAGCCGTGGGTCAAGACCAACATGGCACCCGGTTCGCAGGTTGTCACCGACTACTACGAGAAGGCGGGCCTCTGGCCGTACCTCGAGAAGCTCGGCTACTACCTCGGCGGCTACGGATGCACCACGTGCATCGGCAACACGGGCCCGCTGCCCGAGGCCGTCTCCAAGGCCATCAACGACAACGACCTGTCGGTCACCGCGGTGCTCTCGGGCAACCGCAACTTCGAGGGGCGTATCTCCCCCGACGTCAAGATGAACTACCTGGCGTCTCCGCCGCTCGTCATCGCCTACGGCCTTGCGGGAACCATGGACTTCGACTTCGAAACCGACTCGCTCGGTGACGACACCGACGGCAACCCTGTGTACCTGAAGGACATCTGGCCGTCCACGCAGGAGATCGAAGAGACCATCAAGACTGCGATCAGCCAGGACATGTTCCGCAAGTCCTACGCAACGATCTTCGCGGGCGACAGCCGCTGGCAGAACCTTTCCACCCCTGAGGGTGACACCTTCGAGTGGGACGACAACTCGACCTACGTCCGCAAGGCTCCGTACTTCGACGGCATGCCGAAGGATCCGGCTCCGGTCAAGGACATCAAGGGCGCTCGCGTCCTCGCCCTGCTCGGCGACTCGGTCACCACCGACCACATCAGCCCGGCAGGTCCGATCAAGGTCGGCACCCCCGCCGCGCAGTACCTCGATTCCCATGGCGTCGAGCGCAAGGACTACAACTCCCTCGGTTCGCGTCGTGGCAACCACGAGGTGATGATCCGCGGCACGTTCGCGAACATCCGTCTGCGCAACCAGCTGCTCGACGACGTCTCCGGTGGCTACACCCGCGACTTCACCCAGGACGGCGGACCGCAGGCCTTCATCTACGACGCGTCGCAGAACTACCAGGCAGCCGGCATCCCGCTGGTCGTCCTGGGCGGCAAGGAGTACGGCTCCGGATCGTCGCGTGACTGGGCTGCCAAGGGCACCAGCCTCCTCGGCGTCAAGGCCGTCATCACCGAGTCGTTCGAGCGCATCCACCGCTCCAACCTCATCGGCATGGGCGTCGTTCCGCTGCAGTTCCCGGCGGGCGAATCGGCTGCGTCGCTGAAGCTCGACGGCACCGAGACCTTCGACATCGAAGGCATCGAGAAGCTCAACGAGGGCGTCACCCCGAAGACCATGAAGGTCACGGCAACGCGCGAGAACGGCGAGAAGGTCGTGTTCGACGCAGTCGTCCGCATCGATACCCCCGGTGAAGCGGATTACTACCGCAACGGCGGCATCCTGCAGTACGTGCTCCGCAACATGATCAAGGGCTAG
- a CDS encoding VWA domain-containing protein: MSLSQFTSPWWLLFLLVVVALVAGYVWVQRQRHKHTLRFTNFALLEKVAPSRPGRARHIPALLMVLALVFFSVALAGPTEDKRVPRNRATVILVIDVSLSMKATDVEPSRLAAAQDAAKSFADGLTPGINLGLVAFAGTASVLVSPTTNREATKVAIDNLQLSERTATGEAIFTSLQSIDTLAAVLGGSDQAPPARIVLLSDGKQTVPENPDDPRGGFTAARQAKDKDVPISTISFGTSYGKVEIEDERIPVPVDDPSLREIANLSGGSFFTASSLEELRDVYDTLEEQIGFETTRGDASRPWLVLGVLSATAGLILALVLRQRLP, encoded by the coding sequence GTGAGTCTTTCCCAGTTCACCTCACCGTGGTGGTTGCTCTTCCTCCTGGTCGTCGTGGCATTGGTCGCGGGATACGTGTGGGTGCAGCGTCAGCGGCACAAGCACACGCTCCGGTTCACCAACTTCGCCCTGCTCGAGAAGGTCGCGCCGTCGCGACCGGGGCGTGCCCGGCACATCCCGGCGTTGCTGATGGTGCTGGCGCTGGTGTTCTTCAGCGTGGCGCTGGCGGGTCCGACGGAGGACAAGCGGGTTCCGCGGAACCGGGCCACCGTCATCCTGGTCATCGATGTGTCGCTGTCGATGAAGGCGACGGACGTGGAACCGTCCCGGCTCGCCGCCGCGCAGGACGCGGCGAAGTCGTTCGCCGACGGGCTCACCCCCGGCATCAACCTCGGTCTCGTCGCGTTCGCCGGCACGGCGTCGGTGCTGGTCTCGCCGACCACCAACCGGGAGGCCACGAAGGTCGCGATCGACAACCTGCAGCTGAGTGAGCGGACCGCGACCGGTGAGGCGATCTTCACGTCGCTGCAGTCGATCGACACGCTGGCGGCGGTGCTCGGCGGCAGTGATCAGGCGCCGCCCGCCCGCATCGTGCTGCTGTCGGACGGTAAGCAGACCGTGCCCGAGAACCCGGACGATCCGCGCGGCGGCTTCACCGCGGCCCGGCAGGCCAAGGACAAGGACGTGCCGATCTCGACCATCTCGTTCGGGACGAGCTACGGCAAGGTCGAGATCGAGGACGAACGCATCCCCGTGCCCGTCGACGACCCCTCGCTGCGGGAGATCGCGAATCTTTCCGGGGGCAGCTTCTTCACAGCCTCGAGCCTGGAGGAACTCCGCGACGTCTACGACACCCTCGAGGAACAGATCGGCTTCGAGACCACCCGCGGCGACGCCAGCCGTCCCTGGCTCGTGCTGGGTGTCCTGTCCGCCACCGCCGGGCTGATCCTCGCGCTGGTCCTGCGTCAACGGCTGCCGTGA
- a CDS encoding helix-turn-helix domain-containing protein: MADIGVFAKSARITGPSRADLQAELKERYQAGASIRSLAREMGRSYGFVRNILAESEVELRGRGGAHRRKS, encoded by the coding sequence ATGGCAGACATCGGGGTCTTCGCCAAGAGTGCTCGGATCACGGGACCGTCGCGCGCCGATCTGCAGGCGGAGCTGAAGGAGCGTTACCAGGCAGGGGCGAGTATTCGTTCCCTCGCCAGGGAAATGGGGAGATCGTACGGATTCGTCCGCAACATCCTCGCGGAGTCCGAGGTAGAGCTCCGCGGACGAGGCGGAGCTCACCGTCGGAAGTCCTGA
- a CDS encoding TetR/AcrR family transcriptional regulator, which yields MPKVSEDHLAARRSQILDGARRCFAAYGYDGATVRRLEEVTGLSRGAIFHHFKDKDGLFLALAHEDATRMADVVAHEGLVQVMRDMLAQPEQFDWLGTRLEIARRLRTDPDFRRSWSQRSAELTEATMARLARQKSAGRLRDDVPTDVLIGYLDLVLDGLVARIASGHAGENLSAVLDLVEESVRRRD from the coding sequence TTGCCCAAGGTCAGTGAAGACCATCTCGCGGCACGGCGCAGTCAGATCCTCGACGGCGCCCGCCGCTGCTTTGCCGCATACGGTTACGACGGTGCCACCGTCCGCCGGCTCGAAGAAGTGACCGGGCTGTCGCGCGGTGCGATCTTCCACCACTTCAAGGACAAGGACGGCTTGTTCCTCGCCCTCGCCCACGAGGACGCAACGAGGATGGCCGACGTCGTCGCCCACGAGGGACTCGTTCAGGTGATGCGGGACATGCTGGCCCAGCCCGAGCAGTTCGACTGGCTGGGCACCCGGCTCGAGATCGCCCGGCGGCTACGGACCGATCCCGATTTCCGCAGAAGCTGGTCGCAACGGTCGGCGGAACTCACCGAGGCGACCATGGCGCGCCTTGCGCGCCAGAAGTCGGCGGGACGCCTCCGTGACGACGTACCGACCGACGTTCTCATCGGCTACCTGGATCTCGTGCTCGACGGTCTGGTCGCGCGCATCGCCTCGGGGCACGCCGGCGAGAACCTCTCGGCTGTGCTCGATCTCGTCGAGGAATCCGTCCGCCGCCGCGACTGA